Within Psychrobacter sp. DAB_AL43B, the genomic segment TAGACGGTCTATATACAATAGCGTAATCGTTTGCGAATCATTAGCAACGCTCAGCACATCATCACTGATACCAGACTCATAGAGGATTTTTGCTGCTTCATTACACATCTCATCTTGGCTTGGGCAATGCAATATTACTTCGTTACCGGTTAATAGCGCTGCTACCAATTGCCCAAGCACTGCCATTGCGCGGGCAGACTCGCCACCGATGACCATTGTCTTACCACGGGCGGTCACATACAAATCATTTGTTTCACCAGTAGCCCCAGTCATACGATGTACTTCATCCAGCATAGGCGCAGCACTCAATAAATGAGCAAACAAACGCTTTGCTTTATTGGCATCACCGGTAAGCAATGCCAATTTTGGAATGGCCGCTTGTATATAAATGGCACGATCTAATGCGCTAAGTAATCGCCAAGCTTCACAAACCTGGGCATGGTTTTTTTTGAATTCAGTCGCCATGTTGCTACTCCTTATGCAAGTTCTGTTTGAGTGATTGATTCGGTCGTATTGTTTTTAATACCTACTTGTTCGACAGCTGCTTGCTCTGTACTTAATTGCATAAGACGGGCGACATAATGTGGACCACCCGCTTTAGGGCCAGTACCGGACAGACCACAGCCACCAAATGGTTGGACGTTTACGACCGCACCGATTTGGTTGCGATTGATGTAGGTATTGCCCACAAAAGCACGGCGTTCAATATGCTCAACATTATTTTCAATACGGCTATGAATACCCAAGGTTAAACCAAAGCCTGTGCCATTGATTGCGTCAATCAACTTATTCAAGTCAGGGGCTTTATAGCGCAGCACATGCAGGATAGGGCCAAAGTGCTCACCACCAATCACATCAATGCTTTTTACTTCAATCGCAGTTGGCAATACAAAGGTCGATTGCTCTTGACTGACGACCACACTGTCGCTCATCGGTGTCTGCGCTAAAATAGTAGCGGTTGGCTCAGCGCGCATGCGCTCAATATGTGCTTCAAGTCCTCGCTTGGCATCGTTATCGATCACTGGGCCCACATCTGTGGTCGCATATAAAGGATTGCCTACGACCAATTCAGCCATATTGCCTTGGAGCAGCTCAATCAAATCATCAGCCATCTCTTCTTGCACGCACAATATACGGCAAGCAGAACAACGCTGACCTGCTGAGCCAAAAGCAGATAACACCGCATCTCTAACCACTTGTTCTGGCAGTGCTGTCGAATCGACAATCATGGCGTTCTGTCCGCCAGTCTCTGCGATAAATACGGGCAACTCGCCACTAGCTTGGGCATGACTGTTCAGGCTTTGATTAATCCGCTGAGCCGTTTGGGTCGAGCCAGTAAATATAACACCTGCTATATTATCAGCTGCGGTCAATGCAGCACCAACGTCGCCAGCACCAATCACTAATTGCAACGCTTCTGCTGGTACGCCCGCTTGATACATCAGTTGTGCACCAAAATGAGCAATCAAGCTGGTTTGCTCAGCAGGTTTCGCGACAACCGTATTACCTGCTGCTAATGCCGCTACGATTTGACCGGTATAAATCGCCAATGGAAAGTTCCAAGGGCTAATACAAACAAAGGTGCCACGTGCTTTATAAACTTGACGAGACAGCTTGCCTGCCAAATCAGTAAACTCGTGTACTTTTGCGTCTAAACGCTCTGCTTCATCAGCATAAAAACGGCAAAAATCAACGGCTTCTTTGATTTCATCGATGCCGTCTTGCATCGTTTTACCCGCTTCAATTTGGCACAATGCCATCAATTCAGCATAGTTTTCTTCATATAAATCAGCCACTTTACGTAATATCATAGCGCGCTTAGCAGCGGGTACTTTCTGCCATGCGCTTTGCCCTGCTACTGCCGCATTGATTGCTTGCCGTGCCACTTCTGCATTAGCATAGGCTACGTTACCTGCGATGACCTCATGATTCCAAGGAGCGCGTACTGTTTGAGTATCGAGCTGATGGGTTTCGCCATCCGCTTCATAGTCATTAATTGCCTTGCCATTAACAATAGAAGTCGCTGACCAAGTTTTATGCAGATGACTATCAATAGCAGCTTTGAACGGTAGCCATTGTGACTCTACAAATATATTTGGACCAAAGCTGGCACGGCGCGCACCATAGATATCTAGTGGTAATGGAATATCTGGATTGTGCAAAGTAGCATTGGTCAGTAGCTTGTCATACGGATGCACTATCAGTTTCTCAATCGGATAAGATTTGTCTAATAGCTGATGGACAAACGAGCTGTTGGCACCGTTTTCAAGCAAGCGGCGTACCAAATACGGCAGTAAGTCTTTATGTGCGCCAACGGGAGCATAGATACGTACTGGGATTTGATAAGCTTGTAAAATGTGATCATAAAGCGCGTCGCCCATACCATGTAGACGCTGGAACTCAAAGTCTCTATGCGCACTCATGGTCATAATCGAGGCAAGCGTATGGGCATTGTGAGTAGCAAACTGTGGCCAGATGAGTCCGCGTAAATGCTCTGATAGCAAGAAGCGCGCACACGCAAGATAGGCGGTATCCGTACCTTCTTTACGCGTCCAGACAGGATAGCCTGACAAACCTTTTTGCTGCGCCAATTTAATTTCTGTATCCCAATACGCGCCTTTTACCAGACGTACTGGAATACGGTCACCTACTTCAGTTGCCAAGCGCGCTAGCCATACTAAAATAGCAATAGCACGCTTAGAGTAACCCTGTACCACGATACCTAAACCATCCCAGTCAGCCGTCAAGTTGTCCCGATATAGAGATTCAAATAACTTTAAAGAAATCTCAAGTCGATCGGCTTCTTCCGCATCGATACTAAGATCAACGTTGACCTCACGTGCCGCTTCAATCAGTAACAAGCAGCGTTGACGTAATAACCCCATCACTTGTGCTTCTTGGGTGGCTTCATAGCGAGGATGCAATGCAGATAGCTTGATAGATACCGACGGCTTTGGCATGCCCTCTTTGACTTTGATACTGGCAGTGGCTTTAATGGCATGCAGATAATCGTTGAAGTATTTTTCGGCATCTTTATGCGTAATCGCTGCTTCGCCTAGCATATCAAATGAATAGGTATAGCCTTTATTGCGATAAGGCTGGCTGTTTTTATTAGCGCCTTCAATAGTCTCACCCAGTACAAATTGATGCCCCATGATACGCATGGCTTTTTGCATCGCACTGCGAATGACCGGCTCACCCATCTTTTTGGTCATACGATCCAAAAACCCTGATGCTGTGGTATTACTATCGATACTCACGACACGGCCAGTCATCATCATGCCCCACGTCGAGGCATTGACCATAAAACCATTGTCATTTTTGATGTGCTTTTTCCAGTCAGCCACACTCATTTTGTCATGAATCAACGCATCAGCAGTGTAATTATCTGGTACTCGAATCAAAGCCTCTGCCAAGCTCATCAGCAGAATACCTTCTTGGGTATCCAAACTGTACTCAAGCAATAGTGAGTCGACCATTTTTACGGCTTTGCCATCATTGCGTACGTGCTCGACCAGCTGACGAGTCTGCGTGGCAGCAGCTTCACGTTCTGCGTCACTGGGTTTGGCTAATGGCAATAAGTCCGTTAACCAGCGCTCTTCATCGACGCTATATAACGGTGAGATACGTGCATGTAGCTCCTCTGACGATAGGGTAATATATTCTGGTGACAGCAAATCGATAGGATTAAATAAAATCGGCTCTTGCGGGGTAAACTGCTCTACTGGGTTCATAACAACTCCATAACTATCGTTTAAAAACCATCATAAATAGTGCTTTCGGAAATTTGATTATCTATAACCATTATTATCTTTTAACCACTACGACTTTTAATAGCAGGTCATCAATAGTAGATAATGAATAATATTCACAGCAATAATCAAAAGACCAAACGGCGCCATTACAAAACGAGAAAATCCAGCATAGGCTGGAAGGGGTCAAGTAGGTCGTTCTAATGTTAAACGGACTACGTTAACAATATAAAGGCAACAACGTACAGTTAAGCGGCATTAGTGCCTTCTTCTTGTTAGTAGTGAAAGGAGTGCGATTGCAATATTAGCCATCAAACTTAAACGCTACTGGCTCAAATTGCAGTCTTATATGATACTAATTCACTGGTAAGAAAAACCTCTACGGCGTTGATTGAGGTGATGCGCTTAACGTTGTCATATTAACATGAAAAAAAACTTCCAACTAACGATATTACTTAATTTCAACCAATCAAAATATTGTTTAAAAACAAATATTTATTAACGATACTGCAAAAATGACGCTTTGGTTATAAATTATTGTTTACTAACAATATCTAATTGGTTTATGAATCAAACACTTGTATGCATTTTTGACAAAATAACTTATTTTTAAGCATAAAAAACCCTTGTTATCATTCAATGATAACAAGGGTTCAGAGAATAAAACGGTCGCTTATTTCAGCTTAAGTTTCAGCTTAAGTTTCAGCTAAACTTAAACCTATCTTAAAATGCTATATAAATACAATTTTGGCAAGTAACACGGCGGTTAATATCCAAACTGGGACACTAATATCAGAGAACTTACCCGCTACGACTTTAATGGCAGTAAAGGTAATAAATCCAAGCGCAATACCGTCAGCGACAGAATAGCTCAAAGGGGTAAATAACAGTACTACTACCACTGGCGCTGCTTCTGTTAAATCATTCCATTTAACATCTTTTAAGGTTTCCATCATGAGTACAGCGACATAAAAGATAGCGCCCGCTGTCGCATATCCTGGAATCATACCAGCGAGCGGTGAAAAGAATATACTGAGTAAAAACAAGACCCCCACCGTCACTGCCATAAGCCCAGTACGACCACCTGCAGCGATACCTGAAACACTTTCAATATAACTGGTTGTTGATGATGTTCCCAGTAATGTACCTGCCACAGTCGCGGTTGAATCTGCTAATAGTGCTTTGCCCATATTAGGAATTTTACCGTCTTTACCAATTAAGCCTGCTTGACTGGTGGTCGCAATCAAGGTGCCTGCGGTATCGAATAAATCGACGAATAAGAAGGCAAAGATAACACTGATCATCGCCACATCGAATGCACCAGCAATATCAAGCTGCATAAGCGTTGGGGCAATAGATGGCGGCGCAGATATAATACCAGTGAACTGCGTATTACCCGTAATCAGACTGATAAGCGCCACCAGTAAAATACCAATGGTGACCGCGCCTGGTATTTTTTTATGGGACAGACCAACGATGACAATAAAACCTAATGCCGCCATCGCAGGTGCAAACGTGGTCATATCGCCAAGTCCCACCAGCGTCGCGTCATTATTGACGATAACGCCTGCGGTTTGTAGCGAGATAAAGGCCAAAAACGCACCGATACCAGCGACGACACCTTGTTTAATACTATCCGGAATAGAATTAATAATGATTTCACGGATTTTGAACAAACTTAACAGGACAAAAATACAACCGGACAAAAATACGGCGCCCAGTGCGGTTTGCCAAGCGTAGCCCATCCCTAAAACCACACCATAAGTAAAGAAGGCGTTGAGTCCCATACCTGGTGCTTGTGCAACTGGCAGGCGGGCATAAATCCCCATAATAAAACAACCAATCGCGGCAGCAAGACAAGTAGCGACGAATACCGCGCCTTTATCCATACCAGCGTCAGCAAGGACGTTAGGGTTAACAAAAATAATGTAAGCCATCGTTAAAAACGTGGTTACACCAGCTAAAATCTCCGTTTTGATCGTGGTGTTTTCACCATTGATCCCAAAATAGCGTTCGATTGCGTTCATAAGAGTCGCTTCCAAATTGCAGTAAGTAAATTATCATTATCCAACGGTATTGATAACTGTCGCTTCCAAGTTGCGACAATCAATGCTGCGTTTAAATCAAACATATAAAAATACATCCAAATTGCGACGATAAATGACGCTTCCAAATTGCGACTGTAAATGACGCTTATAAACTAAGGTTAGAGATGATGCTTTTAGTCCTTTAGCCACACGTAATTTGGCAAATACAAAACTATCATGAAAAATGATAGCAACAAACGATAACATTCTAGTGAAATTATCTTACAATTTCAATGAATCTGGTCACCTTCTAGGTACAAGAGTGCAAATTAGTTGACCATATGGACAATATGATAAAATCAATACGCTGTCATCATGTTTTTTAGAAAAAAATCATCATTGTGTAATTAGCACATTATTAGTGATATTTATCTAGTTTAACAGTACACTAGTGGGTTGAGATAAAAGCGCCACTTAGATTGACTATTATCAATTATCCATGAGTTCAATACATGCCTGAATCATTAAATATTATCGACCTTATCACCCAAGCCAGTCTACTGGTACAGATTGTGATGGCATTATTATTATTAGCCTCTTTGCTCAGTTGGGTCATTATTTTTCGAATGAGTGCGCGGCTCGGTACCGCCAAAAACTTTGACCAACAGTTTGAAACTTGGTTTTGGTCAGGTGAAGAT encodes:
- the putA gene encoding bifunctional proline dehydrogenase/L-glutamate gamma-semialdehyde dehydrogenase PutA; amino-acid sequence: MNPVEQFTPQEPILFNPIDLLSPEYITLSSEELHARISPLYSVDEERWLTDLLPLAKPSDAEREAAATQTRQLVEHVRNDGKAVKMVDSLLLEYSLDTQEGILLMSLAEALIRVPDNYTADALIHDKMSVADWKKHIKNDNGFMVNASTWGMMMTGRVVSIDSNTTASGFLDRMTKKMGEPVIRSAMQKAMRIMGHQFVLGETIEGANKNSQPYRNKGYTYSFDMLGEAAITHKDAEKYFNDYLHAIKATASIKVKEGMPKPSVSIKLSALHPRYEATQEAQVMGLLRQRCLLLIEAAREVNVDLSIDAEEADRLEISLKLFESLYRDNLTADWDGLGIVVQGYSKRAIAILVWLARLATEVGDRIPVRLVKGAYWDTEIKLAQQKGLSGYPVWTRKEGTDTAYLACARFLLSEHLRGLIWPQFATHNAHTLASIMTMSAHRDFEFQRLHGMGDALYDHILQAYQIPVRIYAPVGAHKDLLPYLVRRLLENGANSSFVHQLLDKSYPIEKLIVHPYDKLLTNATLHNPDIPLPLDIYGARRASFGPNIFVESQWLPFKAAIDSHLHKTWSATSIVNGKAINDYEADGETHQLDTQTVRAPWNHEVIAGNVAYANAEVARQAINAAVAGQSAWQKVPAAKRAMILRKVADLYEENYAELMALCQIEAGKTMQDGIDEIKEAVDFCRFYADEAERLDAKVHEFTDLAGKLSRQVYKARGTFVCISPWNFPLAIYTGQIVAALAAGNTVVAKPAEQTSLIAHFGAQLMYQAGVPAEALQLVIGAGDVGAALTAADNIAGVIFTGSTQTAQRINQSLNSHAQASGELPVFIAETGGQNAMIVDSTALPEQVVRDAVLSAFGSAGQRCSACRILCVQEEMADDLIELLQGNMAELVVGNPLYATTDVGPVIDNDAKRGLEAHIERMRAEPTATILAQTPMSDSVVVSQEQSTFVLPTAIEVKSIDVIGGEHFGPILHVLRYKAPDLNKLIDAINGTGFGLTLGIHSRIENNVEHIERRAFVGNTYINRNQIGAVVNVQPFGGCGLSGTGPKAGGPHYVARLMQLSTEQAAVEQVGIKNNTTESITQTELA
- a CDS encoding 1-pyrroline-5-carboxylate dehydrogenase — protein: MATEFKKNHAQVCEAWRLLSALDRAIYIQAAIPKLALLTGDANKAKRLFAHLLSAAPMLDEVHRMTGATGETNDLYVTARGKTMVIGGESARAMAVLGQLVAALLTGNEVILHCPSQDEMCNEAAKILYESGISDDVLSVANDSQTITLLYIDRLAQVAVAGNQSEVQVISQELANTDGILTQVIAVTDMEGLSEMLTPDYLYRFVTERVRTINTTAIGGNASLLELGTE
- a CDS encoding NCS2 family permease, producing MNAIERYFGINGENTTIKTEILAGVTTFLTMAYIIFVNPNVLADAGMDKGAVFVATCLAAAIGCFIMGIYARLPVAQAPGMGLNAFFTYGVVLGMGYAWQTALGAVFLSGCIFVLLSLFKIREIIINSIPDSIKQGVVAGIGAFLAFISLQTAGVIVNNDATLVGLGDMTTFAPAMAALGFIVIVGLSHKKIPGAVTIGILLVALISLITGNTQFTGIISAPPSIAPTLMQLDIAGAFDVAMISVIFAFLFVDLFDTAGTLIATTSQAGLIGKDGKIPNMGKALLADSTATVAGTLLGTSSTTSYIESVSGIAAGGRTGLMAVTVGVLFLLSIFFSPLAGMIPGYATAGAIFYVAVLMMETLKDVKWNDLTEAAPVVVVLLFTPLSYSVADGIALGFITFTAIKVVAGKFSDISVPVWILTAVLLAKIVFI